From Nicotiana tabacum cultivar K326 chromosome 22, ASM71507v2, whole genome shotgun sequence, one genomic window encodes:
- the LOC107806015 gene encoding uncharacterized protein LOC107806015, producing MSDIAKVDKKTFDYLMEEPPERWARSCSPRRRYDMLTTNIVESMNSVLLEARELPILRMMDFIQVKLQRWFYERRNEAEGTFYDVSCWVEEELKKKIDLAFTLNVFPVDSWRSRVEEEGITFLVDLNKRTCDCFQFQFDELPCIHAIAAIEKRNIKKSNFCSDWYLKESWLKTYERQIHPVGHTDSWIVPDSVKSQIIKPPDFKVPPGRRKKKRHISATDSSKITFKCGRCRRIGHNRTSCIYSPAVHPFSRKHRE from the exons ATGTCAGATATAGCAAAAGTTGATAAGAAGACTTTTGACTACTTGATGGAAGAACCACCGGAAAGGTGGGCACGTTCTTGTAGTCCACGGCGAAGAtatgacatgctcacaacaaaTATAGTTGAATCAATGAATTCTGTGCTATTAGAAGCAAGGGAGTTGCCTATATTAAGAATGATGGATTTCATTCAAGTGAAGCTACAACGTTGgttttatgaaagaagaaatgaagcagaAGGAACTTTTTATGACGTTTCTTGTTGGGTAGaagaggaattgaagaaaaagatagaTTTAGCTTTTACTTTAAAT GTCTTCCCTGTTGATTCATGGCGTTCTAGAGTTGAGGAAGAAGGAATTACTTTCTTGGTGGacttaaacaaaagaacatgtgattgtTTTCAGTTTCAATTTGATGAATTGCCATGTATACATGCAATTGCAGCTATCGAGAAGAGAAACATCAAGAAGTCCAATTTCTGCTCGGACTGGTACTTAAAGGAATCTTGGCTGAAAACATATGAAAGACAAATACATCCTGTAGGACATACGGATTCTTGGATTGTACCAGACAGTGTTAAGTCACAAATTATTAAACCTCCAGATTTCAAAGTCCCGCCAGgtagaaggaaaaagaaaaggcatATTTCAGCTACCgactcatcaaaaataacattcaaatgTGGTCGTTGCAGAAGAATTGGTCATAATAGAACATCTTGTATATATTCTCCGGCAGTCCATCCATTTTCAAGGAAGCATAGAGAATAA